In Deltaproteobacteria bacterium GWC2_55_46, a single window of DNA contains:
- a CDS encoding flagellar biosynthetic protein FliP, which produces MKRTALILLSIALSLVASSGAVFAADQVGPVGLPNVSLTLGGANSPQGLATAIQIILLLTVLTLAPAILLMMTSFTRLIVVFSLLRQALGVQQAPPNQVLVGLALFLTFFIMSPALTNINETALKPYMQGTISQEAAFTGAIKPLRDFMLKNTREKDMELFLRLSKAETPKTKEEIPTLALIPAFVTSELKTAFQIGFLIYLPFLVIDMVVASVLMSMGMMMLPPVMVSMPFKLMLFVLVDGWYLLVGSLVQSFG; this is translated from the coding sequence ATGAAAAGAACGGCGCTGATATTATTATCTATAGCCCTCTCACTCGTCGCCTCCTCTGGCGCGGTCTTTGCGGCTGACCAGGTTGGCCCGGTTGGCCTTCCGAACGTAAGTCTCACGCTTGGCGGCGCAAACTCACCTCAGGGGCTTGCCACGGCGATACAGATAATATTGCTTCTTACGGTCTTGACACTCGCCCCTGCCATATTATTGATGATGACGTCTTTCACGAGGCTTATAGTCGTATTCTCTCTTCTGAGGCAGGCACTTGGCGTCCAGCAGGCCCCTCCGAACCAGGTGCTTGTAGGGCTCGCCCTCTTCCTTACTTTTTTCATAATGTCGCCGGCGCTCACCAATATAAACGAGACAGCGCTCAAGCCGTACATGCAGGGGACGATCTCCCAGGAGGCCGCCTTCACCGGGGCGATAAAGCCTCTTCGCGATTTCATGCTCAAGAACACCAGGGAAAAGGATATGGAGCTTTTCCTGAGGCTTTCAAAGGCCGAGACCCCGAAAACGAAGGAAGAGATACCGACGCTCGCCCTTATACCGGCGTTCGTCACAAGCGAGCTGAAGACGGCCTTCCAGATAGGCTTTCTCATCTACCTGCCGTTCCTCGTAATAGACATGGTCGTCGCCAGCGTCCTCATGTCGATGGGCATGATGATGCTGCCGCCGGTCATGGTGTCGATGCCCTTTAAGCTGATGCTCTTCGTGCTTGTGGACGGCTGGTACCTGCTGGTCGGCTCTCTCGTGCAGAGCTTCGGATAG
- a CDS encoding EscS/YscS/HrcS family type III secretion system export apparatus protein: MTPEFVTSIGRETVEVVIMVSAPILLVGMAVGLVISILQAVTQIQEMTLSFVPKLIAVFIALIALAPWMMEVMLKFTSDIFTNIPNYIR, encoded by the coding sequence ATGACCCCTGAATTTGTGACAAGCATAGGCCGGGAAACCGTAGAGGTGGTTATCATGGTCTCGGCCCCGATACTGTTAGTAGGCATGGCCGTCGGACTGGTGATAAGCATACTCCAGGCTGTCACACAGATACAGGAGATGACGCTTTCTTTCGTGCCGAAGCTCATCGCGGTCTTCATCGCGCTTATAGCGCTGGCACCATGGATGATGGAAGTGATGCTCAAGTTCACGAGCGATATATTCACCAACATACCCAACTACATAAGGTAA
- a CDS encoding flagellar biosynthetic protein FliR, with product MDIAQYILANYSTFLFVLVRTGSILMAAPIFGAVNVPMQIKLGLTMLIAVLLTPLTPQVPLPQSAFALAASVGGEVLIGITIGLAIRFVLSGIEFAGQVAGFQMGIGMATVYDPLHGSQVTVLGKFLSILTLLIFLSVNGHLMVIMALKKSFDAIPPYGFNFSGELMDGFLAFSREIFVLAFKFSAPVVAILIFVNVALGIMARTVPQINMFVIGFAITIFVGFLMIAMSLPVFETAVTAVFDQMWQGVFNLMRVM from the coding sequence ATGGACATAGCACAGTACATATTGGCTAATTACTCGACCTTCCTTTTCGTGCTCGTCAGGACCGGGTCGATCCTCATGGCAGCGCCGATATTCGGCGCGGTAAACGTGCCGATGCAGATAAAGCTCGGCCTCACCATGCTGATAGCGGTCCTGCTTACGCCGCTTACGCCTCAGGTCCCCTTGCCCCAGTCGGCCTTTGCACTGGCCGCGTCTGTCGGGGGCGAGGTCCTTATCGGAATAACCATTGGACTTGCCATCAGGTTCGTCCTGAGCGGCATAGAGTTCGCCGGGCAGGTCGCCGGTTTCCAGATGGGCATCGGCATGGCGACCGTCTACGACCCGCTACACGGCTCGCAAGTAACGGTCCTTGGAAAATTCCTCAGCATACTCACGCTCCTCATATTCCTCAGCGTAAACGGACACCTGATGGTCATAATGGCCCTTAAGAAGAGCTTTGACGCGATCCCCCCGTACGGCTTTAATTTTTCAGGCGAGCTTATGGATGGCTTCCTGGCCTTCTCGCGGGAGATATTCGTCCTTGCCTTCAAGTTCTCCGCGCCGGTGGTGGCCATATTGATATTCGTGAACGTGGCCCTCGGCATAATGGCGCGCACAGTCCCGCAGATAAACATGTTCGTCATAGGTTTCGCGATAACGATATTCGTCGGTTTTCTGATGATAGCCATGTCATTGCCGGTCTTCGAGACGGCGGTTACCGCGGTCTTCGACCAGATGTGGCAGGGTGTCTTTAACCTCATGAGGGTGATGTAA
- a CDS encoding flagellar biosynthesis protein FlhB: MAEEQGQERTEQATSRRREQAREEGNFPTSREVSTLFMVAGGVAVLYFSSTWMYSGVADVMRKYFHVFKGELGIKELDTIFKDLSWSFLVIIAPALAIPFLGALSYVLQTGFNLTSKPLAPDFNKINPLAGIKKFFSINSLAELVKSVLKVSVLSYVVYSCVKQEWQTMPMLIDMDAAPSVLYVGQTTFKIMLRTVWVIAAIAVIDYAFQRWHFEKGLRMTREEIREEHKDTEGDPVVKARIRSLQRDMARKRMMQDVPKADVILTNPTHLAVALKYDRTKGNAPVVVAKGAGLVAEKIREIAKKHGVPVLENKPLARGLFKSVKIGMEIPASMYKAVAEVLAYVYRLKSKARR; this comes from the coding sequence ATGGCTGAGGAACAGGGCCAGGAACGCACAGAACAAGCTACATCGCGAAGGCGCGAACAGGCGCGCGAGGAAGGCAATTTCCCCACATCGCGAGAGGTAAGCACGCTTTTCATGGTCGCCGGCGGGGTGGCGGTCCTCTACTTCTCCTCGACCTGGATGTACTCAGGTGTGGCCGATGTCATGAGGAAGTACTTCCATGTCTTCAAGGGCGAGCTCGGCATAAAGGAGCTCGACACGATATTCAAGGACCTCTCATGGAGCTTCCTCGTGATAATAGCGCCGGCCCTGGCGATACCGTTCCTCGGAGCGCTGTCCTACGTCCTCCAGACCGGCTTCAACCTCACGTCAAAGCCGCTCGCGCCTGACTTCAACAAGATCAATCCGCTTGCCGGGATCAAAAAGTTCTTCTCCATAAACTCGCTCGCCGAGCTTGTGAAATCGGTCCTCAAAGTGAGCGTTCTCTCTTACGTCGTCTACTCCTGCGTAAAGCAGGAATGGCAGACGATGCCCATGCTCATCGACATGGACGCCGCGCCGTCCGTCCTGTACGTAGGACAGACCACCTTCAAGATAATGCTCAGGACCGTATGGGTCATCGCGGCCATAGCGGTCATAGATTACGCCTTCCAGAGGTGGCACTTCGAGAAGGGCTTGAGGATGACCAGGGAAGAGATCAGGGAAGAGCACAAGGATACCGAGGGAGACCCGGTTGTCAAGGCCAGGATCAGGTCCTTGCAGAGGGATATGGCCAGGAAGAGGATGATGCAGGACGTGCCAAAGGCGGACGTCATCCTCACCAACCCGACCCACCTGGCTGTCGCCCTTAAATATGACAGGACAAAGGGGAACGCGCCGGTGGTGGTGGCAAAGGGCGCGGGCCTTGTAGCCGAGAAGATCAGGGAGATCGCGAAAAAGCACGGCGTGCCGGTCCTTGAGAACAAGCCCCTCGCCAGAGGCCTCTTTAAGAGCGTGAAGATAGGGATGGAGATACCGGCGAGCATGTACAAGGCCGTTGCCGAGGTGCTCGCGTACGTCTACAGACTGAAATCGAAGGCGAGGAGATAA